A single genomic interval of Methylocystis sp. IM3 harbors:
- the ung gene encoding uracil-DNA glycosylase, with protein MTRPVRIEESWKKHLAREFEQPYFAELREFIRGEYASGAVFPPAAQIFRAFDECPFEAAKVVILGQDPYHGPGQANGLCFAVGAGVAPPPSLQNIFKEIEADLGHPVSRNPDLSRWAKQGVLLLNATLTVRAAQAGSHQNKGWERFTDAAVHALAREREGLVFMLWGSYARRKGAGIDRTKHLVLECAHPSPLSAHNGFFGCRHFSKANDWLIAQGKTPIEW; from the coding sequence ATGACCAGGCCCGTTCGCATTGAGGAAAGCTGGAAGAAGCATCTCGCCCGCGAATTCGAGCAGCCGTACTTTGCGGAGTTGCGCGAATTCATTCGCGGAGAATACGCCTCCGGCGCCGTCTTCCCGCCGGCGGCGCAGATCTTTCGCGCTTTCGACGAATGTCCCTTCGAGGCGGCGAAGGTCGTCATTCTCGGCCAGGACCCCTATCACGGTCCCGGACAGGCGAACGGCCTTTGCTTCGCGGTCGGCGCGGGCGTGGCGCCGCCGCCGTCGCTGCAAAACATCTTCAAGGAGATCGAGGCCGATCTCGGCCATCCCGTGTCCCGCAACCCGGACCTGTCGCGCTGGGCGAAGCAGGGCGTGCTGCTGCTCAACGCCACGCTCACCGTGCGCGCGGCGCAGGCGGGCTCGCATCAAAACAAGGGATGGGAGCGCTTCACAGACGCCGCCGTCCACGCGCTCGCGCGCGAGCGCGAGGGCCTCGTCTTCATGCTCTGGGGCTCATACGCGCGCCGCAAGGGCGCCGGCATCGACCGCACAAAACATCTCGTGCTCGAATGCGCTCACCCGTCGCCACTCTCCGCGCACAACGGGTTCTTCGGGTGCAGGCATTTCTCGAAGGCGAACGACTGGCTCATCGCCCAGGGCAAGACGCCGATCGAGTGGTAG
- the tolB gene encoding Tol-Pal system beta propeller repeat protein TolB yields MTLITRRAAAGLIASAALAPFAPARAGRIIDLKGGGFQPTNIAVAPFVGDEAARAVTSVTLNNFKRSVFLRPVESSVAPGSPDQPDISAYRAANAQFVLTGRSVRAGDGRLKTEFRLFDVTTGEQVAGQQYVTEAANMRRVAHLLSDAVFSRITGEKGFFDTRIVFVDETGTKDRRRKRLAMMDQDGANVRYLTRGDELVVTPRFSPSSLDVTYMALNDDGEPKVLLMNIENSQREVVGNFPGMTFSPRFSPDGQKIIMSLSEGSSTNLYTMDLRSRTTTRLTDTSAIDTAPSYSPDGSRICFESDRGGSQQIYVMSAHGGDAKRISFGGGRYSTPVWSPKGDYIAFTKQNGGNFAIGVMKTDGSGERILTEGFHNEGPTWAPNGLFLMFFRDSGGGGGPKIFMVDVFGRSETQVPTPSYASDPAWGPLQD; encoded by the coding sequence ATGACACTCATCACACGCCGCGCCGCCGCGGGTCTCATCGCCTCCGCCGCGCTCGCGCCTTTCGCGCCTGCGCGCGCCGGCCGCATCATCGACCTGAAGGGCGGCGGCTTTCAGCCGACCAACATCGCCGTCGCGCCATTCGTCGGCGATGAGGCCGCGCGCGCCGTCACCTCGGTCACGCTCAATAATTTCAAGCGGTCGGTCTTCCTGCGGCCGGTCGAGTCTTCTGTCGCGCCAGGTTCGCCCGATCAACCGGACATTTCCGCCTACCGGGCCGCGAATGCGCAATTCGTCCTCACCGGGCGCTCGGTGCGCGCGGGCGACGGGCGGCTGAAGACGGAGTTTCGTCTCTTCGACGTGACGACCGGCGAGCAGGTAGCGGGCCAGCAATATGTCACCGAGGCCGCCAATATGCGCCGCGTCGCGCATCTTCTCTCGGACGCGGTCTTCAGCCGCATCACGGGCGAAAAGGGCTTCTTCGACACGCGCATCGTCTTCGTCGACGAGACCGGCACAAAAGACAGGCGGCGCAAGCGCCTCGCCATGATGGATCAGGACGGCGCCAATGTTCGCTATCTGACGCGCGGGGACGAACTCGTGGTGACGCCGCGTTTCTCACCCTCCTCGCTCGACGTGACCTATATGGCGCTCAACGACGACGGCGAGCCGAAGGTTCTTCTCATGAACATCGAGAACAGCCAGCGCGAGGTCGTCGGCAACTTCCCCGGCATGACCTTTTCGCCGCGCTTCTCGCCCGACGGGCAGAAGATTATCATGTCGTTGTCGGAAGGCTCCTCGACCAATCTCTACACGATGGATCTGCGCTCGCGCACCACGACGCGGCTGACCGACACCAGCGCCATCGACACCGCGCCCTCCTATTCGCCGGACGGATCGCGCATCTGTTTCGAGAGCGACCGCGGCGGCTCGCAGCAGATCTATGTGATGAGCGCGCATGGCGGCGACGCCAAGCGCATCTCCTTCGGCGGCGGCCGCTACTCGACGCCGGTCTGGTCGCCCAAGGGCGACTATATCGCCTTCACCAAGCAGAACGGCGGCAATTTCGCGATCGGCGTGATGAAGACGGACGGCTCCGGCGAGCGCATCCTCACCGAAGGCTTCCACAATGAAGGCCCCACCTGGGCGCCCAATGGCCTGTTTCTGATGTTCTTCCGCGATAGCGGCGGCGGCGGCGGGCCGAAAATCTTCATGGTGGACGTTTTCGGCCGCTCGGAGACGCAGGTGCCGACCCCGAGCTACGCCAGCGATCCGGCCTGGGGGCCGTTGCAGGATTGA
- a CDS encoding cell envelope biogenesis protein TolA: protein MRVSRSEPGVVISSAAHAGLLLAALVLFSDTKKFDDAQEMIPIEVVTGDALNQVAKGEKSARDLKPSQRVDKVAPQSETKPEPPLAEAKKDTPTPPPPLKRQPDPGADDRPEPVPPKRVAALPPAPEPPTRPQPEKKPEPPKPVEAKPAPTPPAKPKAAAPEEKEQDEPKEAEVVKPKPPVRPKPEKVKETEAKETPKPEKPKERLKPDEVAKLLDSKKAEEKPAKPENSEGETAEKSIKGAKPKSGDESAPKSKFDAASISKLLSKEAPQRRAATGDQLRTASLGAPEGSAPKMSATMEARIAAYIHDHYHPCWASALTLGGQTFAPVVEFHLSREGQLEGRPRLLNPSGNPVEQARGEQAVQAVRRCSPMRIPPEFMPYYEEALHDVTIRFQDAN, encoded by the coding sequence GTGAGGGTTTCGCGCTCCGAGCCTGGCGTCGTCATCTCTTCCGCGGCCCATGCGGGGCTGTTGCTGGCGGCGCTCGTCCTGTTCTCGGATACGAAGAAATTTGACGACGCGCAGGAGATGATCCCGATCGAGGTCGTCACCGGCGACGCGCTCAATCAGGTCGCCAAAGGCGAAAAATCCGCGCGCGACCTGAAGCCCTCACAGCGCGTGGACAAGGTCGCCCCGCAAAGCGAGACGAAGCCCGAACCGCCGCTCGCCGAAGCGAAGAAGGACACGCCCACCCCTCCCCCGCCGCTCAAGCGCCAGCCCGACCCCGGCGCCGACGACAGGCCGGAGCCGGTTCCGCCCAAGCGCGTCGCCGCCCTGCCCCCGGCGCCCGAGCCGCCCACGCGGCCGCAGCCCGAGAAGAAGCCGGAGCCGCCCAAGCCCGTCGAGGCGAAACCCGCCCCGACGCCGCCCGCAAAGCCGAAGGCTGCCGCGCCCGAGGAAAAGGAGCAGGACGAGCCCAAGGAAGCGGAGGTCGTCAAGCCCAAGCCGCCCGTGCGCCCCAAGCCCGAGAAAGTGAAAGAGACCGAGGCGAAGGAGACGCCGAAGCCAGAAAAGCCGAAGGAGCGCCTCAAGCCCGACGAGGTCGCGAAGCTCCTCGATAGCAAGAAGGCGGAGGAAAAACCCGCGAAGCCCGAGAACAGCGAAGGCGAAACGGCGGAGAAAAGCATCAAGGGCGCCAAGCCGAAGTCGGGCGACGAGAGCGCCCCGAAGTCGAAATTCGACGCCGCGAGCATCTCCAAGCTTTTGAGCAAGGAGGCGCCGCAGCGCCGCGCGGCGACGGGCGACCAGCTCCGCACGGCGTCGCTGGGGGCGCCCGAGGGCTCGGCGCCGAAAATGTCGGCCACGATGGAGGCGCGCATCGCCGCCTACATCCACGATCACTATCACCCCTGCTGGGCCTCGGCGCTGACGCTCGGCGGGCAGACTTTCGCGCCCGTGGTGGAGTTTCACCTCAGCCGCGAGGGCCAGCTCGAAGGCCGCCCGCGCTTGCTCAATCCCTCTGGCAATCCGGTCGAGCAGGCCCGCGGCGAACAGGCCGTGCAGGCGGTGCGCCGGTGCAGCCCCATGCGCATCCCTCCCGAATTCATGCCTTATTACGAAGAAGCGCTGCATGACGTAACCATCCGCTTTCAGGACGCCAACTGA
- a CDS encoding ExbD/TolR family protein: MGASISSPGRKGGRRRRGVPRYGAMAEINMTPFIDVMLVLLIIFMVAAPLLATGVAVDLPQTKAGQLNIDQKPVSIAIDDKGQIFLMDQPVEAEQLLDRLKDTVKQGFDERIYVRGSKAVNYGRVAEVMSLVTTAGYKKVALVTEQEKK, from the coding sequence ATGGGCGCGTCGATTTCCAGCCCCGGACGCAAGGGCGGCCGGCGCCGGCGCGGCGTGCCGCGTTATGGCGCCATGGCCGAAATCAACATGACGCCGTTCATCGACGTCATGCTGGTGCTGCTCATCATCTTCATGGTCGCGGCGCCCCTGCTCGCGACCGGCGTCGCCGTCGATCTGCCGCAGACCAAGGCCGGCCAGCTCAACATCGACCAGAAGCCGGTCTCGATCGCCATCGACGACAAGGGCCAGATCTTCCTCATGGATCAGCCGGTCGAGGCGGAGCAGCTTCTCGACAGGCTCAAGGACACCGTCAAGCAGGGCTTCGACGAGCGCATTTACGTGCGCGGCTCCAAGGCGGTGAACTACGGCCGCGTGGCGGAGGTCATGTCCCTCGTCACCACCGCAGGATACAAGAAGGTCGCCCTGGTGACCGAGCAGGAGAAGAAGTGA
- the tolQ gene encoding protein TolQ, giving the protein MNPADIAATAAAGAAPAAEITIWTMFWGAHIVVKFVMVGLLLASVWCWAIIIDKTLLFTRVRRAMDRFEENFWSGNSLEELYGKLSERPTSGMATLFVAAMKEWKRSFQTGASASFMGLQARIEKVLDVSIAREVEKLESNLLVLATVASAGPFVGLFGTVWGIMTSFRSIAASKNTSLAVVAPGIAEALLATAIGLFAAIPALIAYNKMQGDVARAQARMESFADEFSAILSRQIDQHAASNRDRAA; this is encoded by the coding sequence ATGAATCCAGCCGACATCGCCGCGACCGCCGCCGCCGGGGCCGCTCCCGCCGCCGAGATCACCATCTGGACGATGTTCTGGGGCGCGCACATCGTCGTGAAATTCGTGATGGTCGGGCTGCTGCTGGCCTCGGTGTGGTGCTGGGCCATCATCATCGACAAGACGCTGCTCTTCACGCGCGTCCGGCGCGCCATGGATCGTTTCGAGGAGAATTTCTGGTCCGGCAATTCCCTCGAAGAGCTCTACGGCAAGCTGTCCGAGCGGCCGACCTCGGGCATGGCGACCCTCTTCGTCGCCGCCATGAAGGAATGGAAACGCTCGTTTCAGACAGGCGCCAGCGCCAGCTTCATGGGCCTTCAGGCGCGCATCGAGAAGGTGCTGGACGTCTCCATCGCGCGCGAGGTCGAGAAGCTCGAATCAAATCTTCTGGTGCTCGCCACGGTCGCCTCGGCGGGTCCCTTCGTCGGCCTCTTCGGCACGGTCTGGGGCATCATGACCTCCTTCCGCTCCATCGCCGCCTCCAAGAACACCTCGCTCGCGGTCGTCGCGCCCGGCATCGCCGAGGCGCTGCTCGCCACCGCCATCGGCCTGTTCGCGGCCATTCCGGCGCTCATCGCCTACAACAAGATGCAGGGCGACGTGGCCAGGGCGCAGGCGCGCATGGAGAGCTTCGCCGACGAATTCTCGGCCATTCTCTCGCGCCAGATCGACCAGCACGCGGCCTCGAACCGCGACCGGGCGGCCTGA
- a CDS encoding PstS family phosphate ABC transporter substrate-binding protein, with the protein MRRFFATVFAFCALTLPAVSFDLELSPYRPVGALSGRLKSVGSDTLLREMELWAEGFKSIYPGVTVEIEGKGSNTAPPALLSGESQLAPMSRQMTPDEVAAFETARGYRPAGVLVAVDALAIYVHKDNPIQCLTLEQLDRIFAENPKSAGGKSARLWGDVGATGEWAAKPITLYGRNTLSGTNKFFKQNVLGGGDFKDAVQQQPGSEAVVGAVAGDQGAIGYSGIGYKTDGVRAVPVAATAGKKCFDTSFESAYTRKYPLARGLYVYVLKDPKSPLDTLSGEFVKYVLSRDGQAQAKKGGYYPITRNIREHELTRLGLLASAE; encoded by the coding sequence ATGCGACGCTTCTTCGCGACGGTCTTCGCCTTTTGCGCGTTGACCCTTCCCGCCGTCTCCTTCGATCTCGAGCTTTCGCCCTACAGGCCGGTCGGGGCTCTGTCCGGTAGGCTGAAATCGGTCGGCTCGGATACGCTTCTGCGCGAGATGGAGCTATGGGCCGAGGGCTTCAAATCCATCTATCCCGGCGTAACCGTGGAGATCGAAGGCAAGGGCTCCAACACGGCGCCGCCCGCTCTGCTCTCCGGGGAGTCGCAGCTCGCGCCCATGTCCCGCCAGATGACCCCGGACGAGGTCGCGGCGTTCGAGACGGCGCGCGGCTATCGGCCGGCGGGCGTTCTCGTCGCGGTGGACGCGCTTGCGATCTACGTTCACAAGGACAATCCCATCCAGTGCCTCACGCTGGAGCAACTCGACCGGATTTTCGCCGAGAACCCCAAAAGCGCCGGCGGCAAGAGCGCGCGGCTTTGGGGCGATGTGGGGGCGACCGGCGAATGGGCCGCCAAGCCGATCACGCTCTATGGCCGCAATACGCTCTCCGGAACGAATAAATTCTTCAAACAGAACGTGCTCGGCGGCGGCGATTTCAAGGACGCCGTCCAACAGCAGCCGGGCTCGGAAGCGGTGGTCGGGGCGGTTGCGGGGGATCAGGGCGCCATCGGCTATTCGGGGATCGGCTACAAGACCGACGGGGTGCGCGCCGTACCGGTCGCCGCGACCGCCGGCAAAAAGTGCTTCGACACCTCCTTCGAGAGCGCCTACACGCGGAAATATCCCCTCGCCAGGGGTCTTTATGTCTATGTTCTGAAAGATCCGAAATCGCCGCTGGACACGCTGTCCGGCGAATTTGTGAAATATGTTCTGTCGCGCGACGGTCAGGCGCAGGCGAAAAAGGGCGGCTATTACCCGATCACGCGAAATATCCGCGAGCATGAACTGACCCGTCTCGGGCTGCTCGCATCGGCGGAATGA
- the ybgC gene encoding tol-pal system-associated acyl-CoA thioesterase, with amino-acid sequence MNAHTLPIRVYWEDTDASGLVYHTSYIRFMERGRTELLRSIGLDQRPLLEGAAGAPIFFVVRAMEIDFRKPALMDDLLSVQTAPLELGAASLILDQRVLRGDETLVTATVKVVCVEEGRAKRLPADVRAKFEALRPPH; translated from the coding sequence ATGAACGCTCACACGCTCCCCATCCGGGTCTATTGGGAGGACACGGACGCCTCCGGCCTCGTCTATCATACGTCCTACATCCGCTTCATGGAGCGCGGGCGCACCGAGCTGTTGCGCTCGATCGGGCTCGATCAGCGCCCCTTGCTCGAGGGCGCGGCGGGCGCGCCGATTTTCTTCGTGGTTCGAGCCATGGAGATCGACTTCCGCAAGCCCGCGCTCATGGACGATCTTTTGAGCGTGCAGACGGCGCCCCTCGAACTCGGCGCCGCCTCGCTGATACTCGACCAGCGCGTGCTTCGCGGCGACGAGACGCTGGTGACGGCGACCGTGAAGGTCGTCTGCGTCGAGGAGGGACGGGCGAAACGGCTGCCCGCGGACGTGCGGGCGAAGTTCGAGGCGCTGCGGCCCCCGCATTGA
- the ruvB gene encoding Holliday junction branch migration DNA helicase RuvB: MTTPARLVSPEQRDDDADASLRPLTLADFTGQEAARANLKVFIEAAKTRGDALDHVLLVGPPGLGKTTLAQIVARELGVNFRSTSGPVIAKAGDLAAQLTNLEPRDVLFIDEIHRLNPAVEEILYPAMEDFQLDLIIGEGPAARSVKIDLAKFTLVGATTRAGLLTTPLRDRFGIPVRLNFYTAQELELIIKRGARVIGVGMSDEGAREIARRSRGTPRIAGRLLRRVRDFAVVEGLATITRELADRSLSLLDVDSIGLDIMDRRYLDMVAINFGGGPVGIETIAAALSEPRDAIEDIIEPYLLQQGFLQRTPRGRLLTPHAFRHLGLAEPSRPGGQFGLFVDEE, encoded by the coding sequence TTGACCACCCCTGCCCGGCTTGTCAGCCCAGAGCAGCGCGACGACGACGCGGATGCGAGCCTGCGTCCCCTGACGCTCGCCGATTTCACCGGCCAGGAGGCGGCGCGCGCCAATCTCAAGGTCTTCATCGAGGCCGCCAAGACGCGTGGCGACGCGCTCGACCATGTGCTGCTCGTCGGCCCTCCCGGCCTCGGCAAGACCACGCTGGCGCAGATCGTCGCCCGCGAGCTCGGCGTCAATTTCCGCTCCACCTCGGGGCCGGTGATCGCCAAGGCCGGCGATCTCGCGGCGCAGCTCACCAATCTCGAGCCGCGCGACGTGCTCTTCATCGACGAAATTCACCGGCTCAATCCGGCGGTGGAGGAAATTCTCTATCCCGCGATGGAGGATTTCCAACTCGACCTCATCATCGGCGAGGGGCCGGCGGCCCGCTCGGTAAAGATCGACCTTGCGAAATTCACCCTCGTCGGCGCGACGACGCGCGCGGGCCTGCTGACGACGCCGCTGCGCGACCGCTTCGGCATCCCTGTGCGGCTGAATTTCTACACGGCCCAGGAGCTGGAGCTGATCATCAAGCGCGGCGCGCGGGTCATCGGCGTCGGCATGAGCGACGAGGGCGCGCGCGAGATCGCGCGGCGGTCGCGCGGCACGCCACGCATCGCCGGCCGCCTGCTGCGGCGCGTGCGGGACTTCGCCGTCGTCGAGGGGTTAGCAACAATTACGCGGGAGCTGGCCGACCGGTCTCTGTCGCTGCTCGACGTGGATTCGATCGGGCTGGACATCATGGACCGGCGCTATCTCGACATGGTGGCGATCAATTTCGGGGGCGGGCCGGTCGGGATCGAGACCATCGCCGCCGCCCTTTCCGAGCCGCGCGACGCCATCGAGGACATCATCGAACCCTATCTGCTCCAGCAAGGCTTCCTCCAGCGCACGCCGCGCGGCCGCCTGCTGACGCCCCACGCCTTCCGCCATCTGGGGCTCGCGGAGCCGTCGAGGCCGGGCGGGCAGTTCGGGTTGTTTGTAGACGAGGAATAA
- a CDS encoding Uma2 family endonuclease produces MNRPSSQYEYMSLDDFEELLADKPADEKWELIGGRVVRMMVGARWEHNYIIQNLAGGLRERLRASGSPCRTLVESFRLRSVESDSSTLPDIIVHCRALEPGAAYLTEPTALVEVMSEGSKARDRFEEWAVYQRLPSLRHYVLVERDRAHIEAFDRVGADWAGVRILDGLGQSLALPAIGVSIPLAEIYRDVLTG; encoded by the coding sequence GTGAATCGCCCGTCCTCGCAATACGAGTATATGTCCCTCGACGATTTCGAGGAACTTCTCGCCGACAAGCCCGCCGACGAGAAATGGGAGCTGATCGGCGGCCGCGTCGTGCGGATGATGGTCGGCGCGCGCTGGGAGCACAATTACATCATCCAGAATCTCGCCGGCGGCCTGCGGGAGCGCCTGAGGGCAAGCGGCTCCCCCTGCCGGACGCTCGTTGAATCGTTCCGGCTGCGGAGTGTGGAGAGCGACTCCTCCACGCTTCCCGACATCATCGTCCACTGTCGCGCCCTGGAGCCGGGAGCGGCCTATCTAACCGAGCCGACCGCCCTCGTCGAAGTCATGTCGGAAGGCAGCAAGGCGCGCGACCGCTTCGAAGAATGGGCTGTTTACCAGCGTCTGCCGAGCCTTCGGCACTACGTGCTCGTGGAGCGTGACAGGGCGCATATCGAGGCGTTCGACCGGGTCGGGGCGGATTGGGCGGGCGTGCGCATCCTCGACGGGCTCGGTCAGTCGCTCGCGCTTCCTGCCATCGGCGTGTCCATCCCCTTGGCTGAAATTTACCGCGACGTCCTTACCGGCTGA
- a CDS encoding methyltransferase family protein, whose product MSVAQAKGRVPFLALAVRRLRQDLQFSRIFLVDLAATSAYAAATLLLLHLSAPTPQGARAVLVAGAVYGLLLALKLGLVVYLEKRGGDARQFVGSETLVTSGVYAFSRNPVYVVSLLQSLAWSLGLIGVCLTSEAPCALTLLMTVAALLYGHYWGMDRLIVPNEEAALRARHPDEFANYCARVNRWLGRRAQPVRTSR is encoded by the coding sequence ATGAGCGTGGCACAGGCCAAGGGGCGCGTTCCGTTTCTGGCGCTGGCTGTCCGGCGGCTCCGGCAAGATTTGCAGTTCTCCCGCATTTTTCTCGTGGATCTCGCCGCGACCTCGGCTTACGCCGCGGCGACGCTGCTGCTTTTGCACCTGAGCGCCCCGACCCCACAAGGCGCGCGCGCCGTCCTTGTCGCTGGCGCGGTCTATGGGCTGTTGCTGGCCTTGAAGCTTGGCCTGGTCGTCTATCTTGAAAAAAGGGGCGGCGACGCGCGGCAGTTCGTCGGCTCCGAAACGCTCGTCACCAGCGGCGTCTATGCCTTCTCCCGAAACCCGGTCTATGTGGTTTCCCTTCTCCAGAGCCTCGCCTGGTCGCTCGGATTGATCGGCGTCTGCCTCACGAGCGAAGCGCCCTGCGCGCTGACGCTTCTCATGACGGTGGCGGCGCTGCTCTACGGCCATTACTGGGGCATGGACAGACTCATCGTCCCCAATGAGGAAGCGGCGCTACGCGCCCGGCACCCGGACGAATTCGCCAATTATTGCGCACGGGTGAACCGCTGGTTGGGGCGGCGGGCTCAGCCGGTAAGGACGTCGCGGTAA
- the ruvA gene encoding Holliday junction branch migration protein RuvA has product MIGKLKGLVDSYGEDFVILDVNGVGYVVHCSGRTLQKLPRPGEAAALAIETQVREDSIKLFGFQGEAERDWFRLLQTVQGVGAKVALGILSILSAAELGSAIATQDKAMVARAPGVGPKLAARIVAELKDKAPAFGSVDPVVAKLSGGDEDQNAPSAVRDAISALVNLGYGRPQAAVAVAASVKLLGEGAETGALIRQGLKELAK; this is encoded by the coding sequence ATGATCGGCAAGCTCAAGGGCCTCGTCGACAGCTATGGCGAGGATTTCGTCATCCTCGACGTGAATGGCGTTGGCTATGTCGTGCATTGCTCGGGAAGGACGCTGCAAAAGCTCCCCCGCCCCGGCGAGGCGGCGGCGCTCGCCATAGAGACGCAGGTGCGCGAGGATTCGATCAAGCTTTTCGGCTTCCAGGGCGAGGCCGAACGCGACTGGTTCCGCCTGCTGCAAACCGTCCAGGGCGTCGGCGCCAAGGTGGCGCTCGGCATTCTCTCCATCCTCTCGGCCGCCGAACTCGGCTCGGCCATCGCCACGCAGGACAAGGCGATGGTCGCGCGGGCGCCGGGCGTCGGGCCGAAGCTCGCCGCGCGCATCGTCGCGGAGCTGAAGGACAAGGCCCCCGCCTTCGGCTCCGTTGATCCGGTCGTCGCCAAACTTTCGGGCGGCGACGAGGACCAGAACGCGCCCTCGGCCGTGCGAGACGCCATCTCGGCGCTCGTCAATCTCGGCTATGGCCGGCCGCAGGCGGCCGTGGCCGTTGCGGCCAGCGTGAAACTGCTCGGCGAAGGCGCCGAGACGGGCGCGCTCATCCGCCAGGGGCTGAAGGAGCTGGCCAAATAG
- the ruvC gene encoding crossover junction endodeoxyribonuclease RuvC, with amino-acid sequence MPAPPIRILGIDPGLRNTGWGVIESQGSRLSFVACGRVRSDASLDMGNRLRQLHEGLMQVIADHAPHEAAVEETFVNRDPQSTLKLGQARGVALMAPALAGIEIAEYAANLVKKTVVGAGHAEKAQIQMMVRVLLPASQAASADAADALAVAICHAQHRGARALRAAL; translated from the coding sequence ATGCCCGCTCCTCCGATTCGCATCCTCGGCATCGACCCCGGCCTCAGAAACACCGGCTGGGGCGTCATCGAGTCCCAAGGCTCCCGCCTGTCCTTCGTCGCCTGCGGCCGCGTGCGGTCGGACGCGTCGCTCGACATGGGCAACCGGCTTCGTCAGCTGCACGAGGGACTTATGCAGGTCATCGCGGATCATGCGCCACATGAGGCGGCGGTGGAGGAGACCTTCGTCAATCGCGACCCGCAATCGACCCTCAAACTCGGCCAGGCGCGTGGCGTTGCGCTGATGGCGCCGGCGCTCGCAGGGATCGAGATCGCGGAATACGCCGCCAATCTCGTGAAAAAGACCGTCGTGGGCGCCGGCCACGCGGAGAAGGCGCAAATCCAGATGATGGTGCGTGTGCTTCTGCCCGCTAGTCAGGCGGCCTCCGCCGACGCGGCGGATGCGCTGGCGGTCGCGATCTGCCATGCGCAGCACCGCGGCGCCCGCGCGCTGAGGGCGGCCCTATGA
- a CDS encoding iron-sulfur cluster assembly scaffold protein, whose amino-acid sequence MLDKVYNARILELAGNIPRIGRLAQPDASAKAYSKLCGSTITVDLDLRDGKVADYAHELKACALGQASASIMARNVVGSTPQELREAREALRRMLKENGPPPKGKWADLAVLEPVRDYKARHGSTMLAFDAVVEALRKVDPEDAMRSQD is encoded by the coding sequence ATGCTCGACAAGGTCTATAACGCCAGAATCCTCGAACTGGCCGGAAACATCCCGCGTATCGGACGCCTGGCGCAGCCGGATGCGTCCGCCAAGGCCTATTCCAAGCTTTGCGGCTCGACCATCACGGTCGATCTCGACCTCCGCGACGGGAAAGTCGCGGATTACGCCCACGAGCTGAAAGCCTGCGCCCTCGGCCAGGCCTCGGCCTCGATCATGGCCCGCAATGTGGTGGGCTCGACCCCCCAGGAGCTGCGCGAGGCCCGCGAGGCGCTGCGTCGAATGCTGAAGGAGAACGGCCCGCCGCCGAAAGGCAAATGGGCCGACCTCGCCGTGCTGGAGCCCGTTCGCGACTACAAGGCGCGGCACGGGTCAACGATGCTGGCGTTCGACGCGGTGGTGGAGGCCTTGAGAAAGGTCGACCCCGAAGATGCAATGCGATCTCAGGACTGA
- the folE gene encoding GTP cyclohydrolase I FolE → MDDVVKTFPARPSFEEDRSEPMMDATPATAERPVTAPVAKTLERPSRAEAEAAVRTLLRWAGDDPDREGLQETPRRVVKAYEEFFKGYQENADEVLSRVFEEVEGYDDLVLVRDIPFTSHCEHHVVPFVGRAHIAYYPTGGVVGLSKLARLVDVFARRLQTQEAMTAQIAGEIEKHLHPRGVAVLVEAEHMCMSMRGVLKQGSSTVTVQFSGVFRDDPAQQAHFYTLLRGAR, encoded by the coding sequence ATGGATGACGTGGTTAAGACCTTTCCTGCCCGCCCCAGTTTCGAAGAAGACCGCTCCGAGCCCATGATGGACGCAACGCCTGCAACCGCCGAGCGCCCCGTGACGGCGCCCGTCGCGAAGACGCTCGAACGCCCCTCCCGCGCCGAGGCCGAGGCCGCCGTCCGCACCCTGCTGCGTTGGGCCGGAGACGATCCCGACCGCGAGGGCCTGCAAGAGACGCCGCGCCGCGTGGTGAAGGCCTATGAGGAGTTCTTCAAGGGGTATCAGGAGAATGCGGACGAGGTGCTGTCCCGCGTTTTCGAGGAGGTCGAGGGCTACGACGACCTCGTGCTCGTGCGCGACATCCCCTTCACCTCGCATTGCGAGCACCATGTCGTGCCCTTCGTCGGAAGGGCGCATATCGCCTATTATCCGACAGGCGGCGTCGTGGGCCTTTCCAAGCTCGCGCGTCTCGTCGATGTCTTCGCGCGTCGCCTGCAGACCCAGGAGGCGATGACGGCGCAGATCGCCGGCGAGATCGAGAAACATCTACACCCACGCGGCGTCGCCGTGCTGGTCGAGGCCGAGCATATGTGCATGTCGATGCGCGGCGTGCTGAAACAGGGATCGTCGACCGTGACCGTCCAGTTTTCGGGCGTCTTCCGGGACGATCCGGCCCAGCAGGCGCATTTCTACACGCTGTTGCGCGGGGCGCGCTGA